In Roseovarius indicus, one genomic interval encodes:
- a CDS encoding dihydrolipoyl dehydrogenase family protein — MTKSYDLIVIGGGTGGNGVARMAANAGWSVASIDSEPHGGTCALRGCDPKKMLIAVTEGVDWAENMKGKGLEAQPSVNWSDMIAFKRSFTDNMPPRIEAGLEKAGIDVLHGEARFTGPDTIELNGETLRATHFHIATDARPMTLNIPGEEYLATSTDFLELPERPDRIAFVGGGFIAMEFSHVAKRAGASEVTVLEMMDRPLGNFDPDLVAMLIEATEELGVDLRTKAKVAMIEKQSDEFVVTVEHPDGTETITCDLVVHGTGRVPNIDGLNLEAAGVEYARRGIKVSNAMRTTNPAIFAAGDCADSGLNLTPVSAAKGRVAGKNLLAGEDAREIKYPPIPSVVFTLPMVATVGLSEAAAREQGLKFDVHFEKTEGWYSSMRVGAKHTGFKVLVEQGSGQVLGAHLIGPGAEEQINLFAMAMGSGQTANQIKAMIFAYPSYASDIGSMV; from the coding sequence ATGACGAAGAGTTACGACCTTATCGTGATCGGCGGCGGAACCGGCGGCAATGGCGTCGCCCGGATGGCGGCGAATGCCGGCTGGAGCGTCGCCAGCATCGATAGCGAGCCCCATGGCGGCACCTGCGCATTGCGCGGTTGTGATCCCAAGAAGATGCTGATCGCCGTCACCGAGGGCGTCGATTGGGCGGAAAACATGAAAGGTAAGGGGCTGGAGGCGCAGCCTTCGGTCAACTGGTCCGACATGATCGCCTTCAAGCGCAGCTTCACCGACAACATGCCACCGCGCATCGAGGCCGGGCTGGAAAAGGCCGGGATCGACGTCTTGCACGGAGAGGCGCGGTTCACCGGCCCCGATACGATCGAGTTGAACGGCGAGACCCTTAGGGCGACGCATTTTCACATCGCCACTGATGCCCGGCCGATGACGCTGAACATCCCGGGCGAGGAGTATCTCGCCACCAGTACCGATTTCTTGGAACTGCCCGAACGTCCCGACCGCATCGCCTTTGTCGGCGGCGGGTTCATCGCGATGGAATTCTCCCATGTGGCAAAGCGCGCAGGCGCCAGCGAGGTGACAGTGCTGGAAATGATGGACCGCCCATTGGGCAACTTCGATCCCGATCTGGTCGCGATGCTGATCGAGGCGACCGAAGAGCTCGGCGTCGATCTCCGCACCAAGGCGAAGGTGGCAATGATCGAAAAGCAGAGCGACGAATTCGTGGTCACCGTGGAACATCCCGACGGCACCGAAACGATCACTTGCGACCTAGTGGTGCATGGCACCGGCCGCGTGCCAAACATAGACGGGCTGAACCTCGAGGCCGCTGGCGTCGAATACGCGCGCCGCGGCATCAAGGTGAGCAACGCGATGCGTACCACTAACCCGGCCATCTTCGCTGCCGGTGATTGCGCCGATAGCGGATTGAACCTGACCCCCGTCTCGGCGGCAAAGGGACGCGTCGCTGGTAAAAACCTTCTGGCCGGAGAGGACGCGCGGGAGATCAAGTATCCGCCGATCCCGTCAGTGGTCTTCACCCTGCCGATGGTGGCCACGGTAGGCTTGTCGGAAGCGGCGGCCAGAGAGCAGGGGCTGAAATTCGATGTGCATTTCGAGAAGACCGAGGGCTGGTATTCATCCATGCGCGTCGGCGCGAAACACACCGGATTCAAGGTTCTTGTCGAACAGGGCAGCGGGCAAGTTCTCGGCGCGCACCTGATCGGGCCAGGAGCCGAGGAGCAGATCAATCTTTTCGCCATGGCCATGGGTTCCGGGCAGACCGCAAATCAGATCAAGGCGATGATTTTCGCCTATCCGAGCTACGCCTCCGACATCGGGTCAATGGTGTGA